The Thermogemmatispora onikobensis genome contains a region encoding:
- the gyrA gene encoding DNA gyrase subunit A produces MMEEVGNVKTVDIVEQMTVAYLNYSMSVIVSRALPDVRDGLKPVHRRILYAMEQMGLQANKPFRKCAGTVGEVLKLYHPHGDVAVYDTLVRMAQPWSMRYPLILGQGNFGSQDDDPPAAMRYTEAKMAPIADEMLRDIDKDTVDFVPNYDNQAKEPTVLPARLPNLLVNGSAGIAVGMATNIPPHNLVEVCNGIIYLIDHPEATTEDLSRIILGPDFPTGGIIQGREGIRNMYANGRGRIVVRARTHIEENERGRASIVVTELPYQVNKAELVKKIAELARDKKIEGIAEVRDESDRRGMRMVIELKRDANPTSVLNSLYKYTAMQSAFNANMLALVDRQPRILTLKGFLQHYINHREQVITRRTRYELARAEARKHILEGFRKAFEHLDAILQTIRQSQGTEAELNRTLQAQFGFSEAQASAILDMRLARLAALERQQVEEELRTVQQHIDYYNLVLSDINEVRKLIKADLEELKEKYGDPRRTDISEGEAGDFTEEDLIPNEEVVVTLTEKGYIKRLPSSTYRAQRRGGKGVTGMVTREDDAVRHLLVAHAHDHLLFFTDRGRVYQLRVYELPDVSRTARGEHLINLIALDQQERVTAIVAVPKGVSRDYMIVATRKGEVKKTVMSEFESVRRQGLIAMNLEEDDRLIGAKLARADDHVLLITAHGKAIRFTVEELRAASRMSGGVRGIRLEEGDSVVSLNLTPRDSELLVVTERGYGKRTPIEEYPPHSRGGSGVLTAKVTEKTGPVATARIITDLDNDLMIITAGGVVIRTEISNVSRLGRATQGTRLMTIADGDSVVAVATTNGKRHGEREESLTSQDDQTPGHEGEEPQANSEPLSSESSAPGQA; encoded by the coding sequence ATGATGGAAGAAGTAGGCAATGTCAAAACTGTTGATATAGTTGAACAAATGACCGTAGCCTATCTGAACTACTCCATGAGCGTCATCGTCAGCCGCGCGCTGCCGGATGTGCGCGATGGCCTCAAGCCGGTGCATCGTCGCATCCTCTACGCCATGGAGCAGATGGGCCTGCAAGCCAATAAACCTTTCCGCAAATGCGCCGGTACGGTCGGCGAGGTGCTCAAACTCTACCATCCACACGGCGACGTTGCCGTTTACGATACCCTGGTGCGCATGGCCCAGCCCTGGTCGATGCGCTATCCGCTGATCTTAGGACAAGGCAACTTTGGCTCTCAGGACGATGATCCTCCGGCGGCGATGCGCTATACGGAGGCCAAAATGGCCCCCATCGCCGACGAGATGCTGCGCGATATCGACAAAGATACCGTCGACTTCGTGCCCAACTATGACAACCAGGCGAAAGAGCCAACCGTCCTGCCAGCACGCCTGCCCAATCTCCTGGTCAATGGCTCTGCTGGTATCGCCGTTGGCATGGCCACGAATATCCCTCCCCACAATCTTGTCGAGGTCTGTAACGGGATCATCTACCTGATCGATCACCCCGAGGCCACCACTGAGGACCTCTCGCGCATCATCCTTGGCCCCGACTTTCCCACCGGGGGCATTATCCAGGGCCGCGAGGGCATCCGCAATATGTATGCCAATGGACGCGGACGCATTGTCGTCCGGGCTCGGACCCATATCGAGGAGAACGAGCGTGGGCGCGCCAGTATCGTGGTGACTGAACTGCCCTATCAGGTTAATAAGGCCGAGCTTGTTAAGAAGATCGCCGAGCTAGCGCGCGACAAGAAGATCGAAGGCATCGCCGAGGTGCGCGACGAATCGGATCGCCGCGGGATGCGTATGGTCATCGAGCTGAAGCGCGATGCGAATCCGACCAGTGTCCTCAATTCGCTCTACAAGTACACGGCGATGCAGAGCGCCTTTAATGCCAATATGCTGGCCCTGGTCGATCGCCAACCGCGCATTCTGACGCTCAAAGGCTTCTTGCAGCACTATATCAACCATCGTGAACAGGTGATTACGCGGCGCACCCGCTATGAGCTGGCTCGCGCTGAGGCTCGCAAGCATATCCTCGAAGGCTTCCGCAAGGCTTTCGAGCACCTCGATGCCATTTTGCAGACGATTCGCCAGTCGCAGGGCACGGAGGCTGAGCTGAATCGCACGCTGCAGGCGCAGTTCGGTTTCTCTGAGGCCCAGGCCAGCGCCATCCTTGATATGCGCCTCGCTCGCTTGGCCGCCCTCGAGCGTCAGCAGGTCGAGGAGGAGCTACGCACCGTTCAGCAGCATATTGATTACTATAACCTGGTGCTGAGCGATATTAATGAAGTGCGCAAGCTGATTAAAGCCGATCTGGAGGAGCTGAAAGAGAAGTACGGCGATCCGCGCCGCACCGATATCAGCGAAGGAGAGGCCGGCGACTTCACGGAAGAGGACCTCATTCCGAACGAGGAAGTGGTGGTGACGCTGACAGAGAAGGGCTATATCAAGCGTCTCCCCTCCAGCACGTACCGCGCCCAGCGCCGCGGCGGCAAGGGCGTGACCGGGATGGTTACACGCGAGGATGATGCCGTCCGCCATTTGCTGGTGGCCCACGCCCATGATCATTTGCTCTTCTTTACCGACCGGGGCCGCGTCTATCAGCTCCGCGTTTATGAGCTGCCCGATGTCAGTCGCACGGCCCGGGGCGAGCACCTGATTAACCTGATTGCTCTTGATCAGCAGGAGCGCGTGACGGCTATCGTGGCCGTGCCCAAAGGGGTCAGTCGCGATTATATGATCGTGGCAACCCGCAAGGGCGAGGTGAAGAAGACAGTCATGAGCGAGTTTGAGAGCGTGCGCCGCCAGGGGCTGATCGCTATGAATCTCGAGGAGGACGATCGCTTGATCGGGGCGAAGCTGGCGCGCGCCGATGACCACGTGCTCTTGATTACCGCTCACGGGAAGGCCATCCGCTTTACCGTGGAGGAGCTGCGGGCTGCCTCGCGTATGAGCGGCGGGGTGCGCGGTATTCGGCTGGAAGAGGGCGACAGCGTGGTCTCTCTCAATTTGACTCCCCGCGACAGCGAGCTGTTGGTGGTGACCGAGCGCGGCTATGGCAAGCGTACCCCTATCGAGGAGTATCCACCGCACAGCCGCGGCGGCAGCGGCGTGCTGACAGCGAAGGTGACGGAGAAAACTGGTCCGGTGGCTACAGCCCGCATCATTACTGATCTCGATAATGATTTGATGATTATTACCGCCGGCGGGGTGGTGATCCGCACGGAGATCAGCAATGTCTCGCGTCTGGGCCGCGCTACTCAGGGAACACGCCTGATGACGATTGCTGACGGCGATAGTGTGGTGGCAGTGGCGACGACGAACGGGAAACGCCACGGTGAGCGCGAGGAGAGCCTCACATCACAGGATGATCAGACGCCGGGCCATGAGGGAGAGGAACCCCAGGCCAACAGCGAGCCACTTTCTTCCGAAAGCTCTGCTCCTGGGCAGGCATAG
- a CDS encoding PH domain-containing protein, whose product MSKKDAKTIAAEEQEKDDPWRSGRARWNIRQFRRGRDRRWHFPGQQPDEVVRLVVRKHKVFLLKPAMPTIGLVLALGLVIWASTRQPALGGLWLALEVIISLLMLAAFGWFLWKDFLAWWLETYIITNKRIISSRGVLQPVRQQIEISKVNQVGIDQDSLLSLLLSYGNVHLYLTGGDFIMKDVPAPQKVKDAIEGLSAEVKGNKKPEEKPLAPRDQDLTRVLEQLAKGKEVPKLQDADERYPLRHPDRVRGPRRTFGGPLHIPCDVHYASGEFTVEYIQRSRYVLYRNLALPLFFFICIPLLAIRVSQLIPATWYLVALIEVVLLLVMGLIYVNYVDDVYILTNRRIIDIQRRLIFLYEARVETEYKNIRDIKVTVSSVIERLLDIGNVYIETPGSSADIVLSTVDHPFLIQDKIYSIKGYKDRVDAVSKENASKKELQTWFATVLATLEGKWLNYGTPNLQRLDYWSAVERASEFGLRVVAMGEDTSYPDLPPGLVVRQNPPPGTVISQGGEIQVYLSRRS is encoded by the coding sequence ATGAGCAAGAAAGACGCCAAAACCATTGCTGCCGAAGAGCAAGAGAAAGACGATCCCTGGCGCTCCGGGCGAGCGCGCTGGAACATTCGTCAATTCCGACGAGGGCGAGACAGACGCTGGCACTTTCCCGGCCAGCAGCCCGATGAAGTTGTTCGACTGGTGGTCCGCAAGCACAAGGTCTTTCTGTTGAAGCCGGCTATGCCTACCATTGGCCTGGTTCTGGCCTTGGGACTGGTGATCTGGGCCAGCACTCGTCAGCCGGCCTTGGGAGGACTGTGGCTTGCCCTCGAGGTGATCATTTCACTGCTGATGCTGGCTGCTTTCGGCTGGTTTCTGTGGAAGGACTTCCTTGCCTGGTGGTTGGAGACCTACATCATCACCAACAAGCGCATTATCAGTTCGCGGGGAGTGCTCCAACCGGTGCGCCAGCAGATCGAGATCAGCAAAGTCAACCAGGTTGGTATTGACCAGGACAGCCTGCTCAGTCTCTTACTCTCCTATGGCAACGTGCATCTGTATCTGACCGGCGGCGACTTCATTATGAAGGATGTGCCTGCGCCGCAGAAGGTCAAGGATGCTATCGAGGGGCTGAGCGCTGAGGTCAAGGGCAATAAGAAGCCAGAGGAGAAACCGCTTGCTCCCCGTGATCAAGACCTGACCCGTGTGCTGGAGCAACTTGCCAAAGGCAAGGAAGTGCCCAAGCTCCAGGATGCCGATGAGCGCTATCCGTTGCGCCATCCCGACCGCGTGCGTGGTCCCAGGCGGACCTTTGGTGGTCCCCTGCACATTCCCTGCGATGTCCATTACGCCTCGGGTGAGTTCACCGTTGAGTACATTCAGCGCTCGCGCTATGTACTCTACCGCAACCTGGCTCTGCCGCTCTTCTTCTTCATCTGCATTCCTCTCCTGGCGATACGTGTCTCGCAGCTTATCCCCGCAACCTGGTATCTGGTCGCCCTGATCGAGGTCGTACTCCTGCTGGTCATGGGCTTGATCTACGTCAACTACGTCGATGATGTCTACATTCTGACGAACCGCCGCATCATCGACATCCAGCGTCGCCTGATTTTCCTCTATGAGGCGCGGGTTGAGACCGAGTACAAGAACATCCGTGACATCAAAGTGACGGTCTCCAGCGTCATAGAGCGGCTACTTGATATAGGGAATGTCTACATTGAGACCCCTGGTTCCAGCGCTGACATCGTCCTTTCCACGGTCGACCATCCTTTCCTGATTCAGGACAAGATCTACTCGATCAAGGGGTACAAGGATCGGGTAGATGCCGTCTCTAAAGAAAATGCCAGCAAGAAGGAGCTACAGACCTGGTTTGCGACGGTCCTGGCAACGCTCGAAGGGAAATGGCTCAACTATGGCACACCCAATCTGCAGCGCCTCGATTATTGGTCGGCGGTTGAGCGTGCCAGTGAGTTTGGCCTGCGAGTTGTGGCTATGGGGGAAGACACATCGTATCCCGATTTACCGCCGGGACTGGTTGTGCGCCAGAATCCTCCACCCGGCACGGTCATCAGCCAGGGGGGCGAGATCCAGGTCTACCTGAGCAGGCGGTCTTGA
- the rlmD gene encoding 23S rRNA (uracil(1939)-C(5))-methyltransferase RlmD: MSIDVELTDLAYGGDAVGRYEGRVLFVPGGIPGERVRVEIVEERRGHARAALLEVLRPAPERVEPRYPQLTDCGCQWQHIAYPAQLTWKAHIVRQLLVRIGKQPDAVVHPTIGMPPGISPWHYRNIAQFSTGPNCEIGFQLTDSHDVQDLEDCPLLHPALDMVYQRVRAKLLKYFGDALGQMIQKFTIRGAVGTVSPAGGSGETARAVPTLLTIQARPGSIIEAPQQLAHELITIAPGIVGVIIERVGGRFGRVVVGQEFLTDMVLGKRFRVSADSFFQVNITQAATLIERTLAMLEPRRSDVVLDGYSGVGLFSAFLANHSARVIAIESQPSAVTDARANALLNNQSNITTIEGTLERLLGQLHYRRERIDLAVIDPPRAGCHPKALQGLLALAPRAICYVSCDPSTLARDIATLCAGDRYRLIAAQPIDMFPQTYHIECVALLIRGNMR; encoded by the coding sequence ATGAGCATCGACGTTGAATTGACAGACCTTGCCTATGGAGGCGACGCCGTCGGAAGATACGAGGGACGGGTCCTTTTTGTACCCGGTGGCATTCCCGGCGAACGTGTTCGTGTGGAAATCGTTGAAGAACGTCGCGGTCATGCGCGAGCGGCGCTGCTGGAGGTCTTACGCCCTGCTCCAGAGCGAGTAGAGCCGCGCTATCCTCAGCTGACTGACTGCGGCTGTCAGTGGCAACATATCGCTTATCCCGCCCAGCTGACCTGGAAGGCTCACATCGTCCGCCAGCTGCTGGTGCGTATCGGTAAGCAGCCCGATGCGGTGGTCCACCCGACTATCGGCATGCCCCCTGGCATCTCGCCCTGGCACTATCGCAATATCGCTCAGTTTTCGACCGGTCCCAATTGCGAGATCGGTTTCCAGCTGACCGATAGCCACGACGTCCAGGACCTGGAGGACTGCCCCCTGTTGCACCCCGCCCTGGATATGGTCTATCAGCGCGTGCGCGCCAAACTGTTGAAGTATTTCGGGGATGCCCTGGGCCAGATGATCCAGAAGTTTACGATCCGCGGCGCCGTCGGCACTGTCAGCCCCGCCGGCGGCTCCGGCGAAACGGCCAGGGCTGTGCCTACGTTGCTGACAATCCAGGCCCGCCCCGGCTCGATCATCGAGGCGCCTCAACAGCTGGCCCATGAGCTGATTACAATCGCTCCCGGCATCGTCGGAGTCATTATCGAGCGCGTCGGCGGACGCTTCGGTCGCGTGGTGGTGGGACAGGAGTTCCTCACCGATATGGTCCTCGGCAAGCGCTTCCGCGTCTCCGCCGATTCGTTCTTCCAGGTGAATATTACTCAGGCCGCGACTTTGATCGAGCGCACCCTGGCCATGCTGGAGCCACGTCGCAGCGATGTGGTCCTGGATGGCTATAGCGGCGTTGGCCTCTTCTCGGCTTTCCTGGCTAATCACTCCGCCCGCGTGATCGCTATCGAGTCACAGCCCAGCGCCGTCACCGATGCACGGGCCAACGCTTTGCTCAATAATCAGAGCAATATTACGACGATCGAGGGCACCCTCGAACGCTTGCTTGGACAGCTTCACTATCGCCGCGAGCGCATCGATCTGGCTGTCATCGACCCACCACGCGCCGGCTGCCACCCGAAGGCCCTACAGGGCTTGTTGGCTCTGGCTCCACGGGCTATCTGCTATGTCTCGTGTGATCCAAGCACGCTGGCGCGCGATATCGCTACGCTCTGCGCCGGCGATCGCTATCGCTTGATCGCCGCCCAACCTATCGATATGTTCCCCCAAACCTACCATATCGAGTGCGTGGCTTTGCTCATACGTGGGAACATGCGCTGA
- a CDS encoding polymer-forming cytoskeletal protein, with the protein MGLVMFCLLLLLLTGALFPRETFAAPLVTPQQEFQGGGDQCTRHGPFIGGNLLVASNQVLCSDLISFGGTVAINGTVNGNVVAFSGNVIIEGTVNGDVNLYGGAVSLQSGSHVHGTIHLYNARWSRERNAQIDGTLIDRSQHLIWPFPSSLSFSFPSLSLLIWVGLGLLLTWLFPEHVMLVRTTIQTCAGRSLLVGLLSSILAPALILLLSTLIITIPLAIIVAVGLIAGWALGMVALGLLIGERLLQTSAPQRHARLIQVAVGLVILTLASSLPLLGWLVSLGAGLLGLGAALLSRFGTRLYGLPRYPLML; encoded by the coding sequence CCTTCTCACAGGAGCGCTTTTTCCGAGGGAGACCTTCGCCGCGCCCCTTGTGACTCCTCAGCAAGAGTTCCAAGGAGGGGGTGATCAGTGCACCAGACATGGGCCGTTCATCGGTGGTAATCTCCTGGTTGCCAGCAATCAGGTGCTCTGCAGTGATCTTATCTCTTTCGGTGGTACGGTTGCCATTAATGGCACAGTGAATGGCAATGTAGTGGCTTTTAGCGGCAATGTGATTATCGAGGGGACAGTGAATGGGGATGTGAACCTCTACGGCGGCGCAGTCAGCCTGCAGAGCGGCTCCCACGTTCACGGCACTATCCACCTCTACAATGCCCGCTGGTCCCGGGAGCGCAATGCCCAGATCGATGGCACCCTCATTGACCGCTCGCAGCACTTGATCTGGCCCTTCCCCAGCTCCTTGAGCTTCAGCTTCCCTTCTCTCTCCCTGTTGATCTGGGTAGGGCTTGGTCTGCTGCTTACCTGGCTCTTTCCTGAGCACGTGATGCTGGTGCGTACGACAATCCAGACCTGCGCCGGGCGCAGCCTACTCGTGGGCCTGCTCAGCTCAATTCTAGCCCCGGCCCTCATCCTACTGTTGAGTACCCTGATCATTACTATTCCGCTGGCTATTATAGTGGCTGTAGGATTGATTGCGGGGTGGGCGCTGGGCATGGTTGCCCTCGGCCTGTTGATCGGTGAACGACTCTTACAGACGTCCGCTCCACAGCGGCACGCCCGCTTGATCCAGGTGGCGGTGGGACTCGTCATCCTGACTCTGGCTAGCTCTCTCCCTCTTCTCGGCTGGCTGGTGAGCCTGGGCGCAGGCCTGCTTGGTCTGGGTGCAGCCCTCCTGAGCCGCTTTGGCACCCGGCTCTATGGCCTGCCTCGCTACCCGCTCATGCTTTAG